One stretch of Enterobacter sp. RHBSTW-00994 DNA includes these proteins:
- a CDS encoding GGDEF domain-containing protein — protein sequence MTSQSWRSLLNKKYQLSLRLFLFLNAASAMFSVTNPLYSVRLLSVPLFVIFTLSAGLLFWHWKYASKKINIPVVSTLFGFLWAWQIAYKFSLITHNHATYLMLALLSVLFIGSLAFASNIKAFTLHSLPTFITCLWLSNHEEWLRMTYSLALPMVAIGIHHVLQRRNDHFAQQLLYQLLEERETLTDLSMMDPLTGLYNRRGLQSRLKNLPAPDTGEHFVLLLDIDHFKAYNDHYGHMMGDQALIRVSAAIRDAVRSRDIVARFGGEEFMVLLTNISLENARQTAERIRQKVYDLKIPHMFNESVATNVTISIGIAIFEGEDVEIALEKADKALYEAKHMGRNNILLSEELETI from the coding sequence ATGACATCACAATCCTGGCGGTCTTTGCTCAACAAGAAATATCAGTTATCTTTACGTTTGTTTTTATTTCTGAACGCTGCCTCGGCAATGTTCTCGGTAACAAACCCGCTCTATTCGGTGCGCTTGCTCTCTGTGCCCCTGTTTGTGATTTTCACACTGAGCGCAGGTTTACTGTTTTGGCACTGGAAATACGCATCTAAAAAAATCAATATTCCTGTTGTTTCAACACTCTTTGGTTTTTTATGGGCCTGGCAAATCGCCTATAAATTTTCGCTTATTACGCACAATCATGCGACCTATTTGATGTTGGCACTATTAAGTGTTCTTTTTATAGGATCGCTGGCTTTCGCAAGTAACATCAAAGCGTTTACCCTGCATTCATTGCCAACGTTTATTACCTGCCTGTGGTTAAGTAACCACGAAGAGTGGCTGCGAATGACATACTCTCTCGCGTTACCAATGGTGGCTATTGGCATTCATCATGTCCTACAGCGTCGCAACGATCATTTCGCTCAGCAGTTGCTATATCAACTGCTTGAAGAACGGGAAACACTCACCGATCTCAGCATGATGGATCCTCTTACGGGTCTGTATAATCGACGTGGCTTGCAAAGCCGTTTAAAGAATCTTCCGGCTCCGGACACCGGGGAACATTTTGTTCTCTTGCTGGATATCGACCACTTTAAAGCCTACAACGACCACTACGGTCATATGATGGGCGATCAAGCCCTGATACGCGTCTCTGCCGCGATCCGTGATGCGGTGCGTTCACGAGATATCGTCGCCCGCTTTGGCGGGGAAGAGTTTATGGTACTTCTGACCAACATTTCCCTCGAAAATGCACGCCAAACAGCCGAACGCATTCGTCAGAAAGTGTACGATCTGAAAATCCCGCATATGTTCAACGAAAGTGTCGCCACCAATGTCACTATCAGCATTGGTATCGCTATTTTTGAAGGAGAAGATGTGGAGATTGCTCTGGAAAAAGCCGATAAAGCCCTCTACGAAGCTAAACATATGGGGCGCAACAATATTCTGTTGAGCGAAGAGCTGGAAACCATTTAG
- the yjjG gene encoding pyrimidine 5'-nucleotidase, whose product MNWDWIFFDADETLFTFDSFGGLQRMFLDYSITFTAEDFQDYQAVNKPLWVDYQNGAITALQLQHQRFESWAERLNVTPGALNDAFLNAMAEICAPLPGAVSLLASLKGKAKLGIITNGFTALQQIRLERTGLRDHFDALVISEQVGVPKPDPRIFDYALEQAGHPDRERVLMVGDTAESDILGGNNSGLATVWLNAHNRVLPDGIKPTWTVSSLNELEQLLCKQ is encoded by the coding sequence ATGAACTGGGACTGGATTTTCTTTGACGCTGACGAAACGCTGTTTACGTTTGATTCGTTTGGCGGTCTACAGCGGATGTTTCTGGACTATAGCATTACCTTTACCGCTGAGGATTTTCAGGACTATCAGGCGGTGAATAAGCCACTGTGGGTCGATTACCAGAATGGGGCTATCACCGCGTTACAACTGCAACATCAGCGTTTTGAAAGCTGGGCTGAACGTCTGAACGTGACGCCGGGTGCGCTGAATGACGCATTTCTTAATGCGATGGCTGAGATTTGCGCCCCGTTACCGGGCGCCGTTTCCCTGCTGGCATCGTTAAAAGGTAAAGCGAAGCTTGGGATCATCACCAATGGGTTTACTGCATTACAACAGATCCGCCTTGAGCGAACAGGACTGCGTGACCACTTTGATGCACTGGTGATTTCTGAACAAGTGGGTGTACCAAAACCCGATCCGCGTATTTTTGATTATGCACTGGAACAAGCGGGTCATCCTGATCGTGAGCGTGTGCTGATGGTGGGGGATACAGCGGAGTCGGATATCCTTGGCGGGAATAATTCAGGGTTAGCGACAGTGTGGCTAAATGCACACAACCGCGTATTGCCAGATGGTATTAAACCAACCTGGACCGTCTCATCATTGAACGAACTGGAGCAACTCCTGTGTAAACAATGA
- the rimI gene encoding ribosomal protein S18-alanine N-acetyltransferase, producing MNTISSLKPSDLTQAFAIEKRAHSFPWSEKTFASNQGERYLNYRLDVDNTMAAFAITQVVLDEATLFNIAVDPAFQRRGLGRELLEFLIRELETRDVFTLWLEVRASNVAAIALYESLGFNEATIRRNYYPTAEGREDAIIMALPIG from the coding sequence ATGAACACAATTTCTTCCCTCAAACCGTCTGATTTAACGCAGGCATTCGCTATTGAAAAGCGCGCCCATTCCTTTCCATGGAGCGAAAAAACGTTTGCCAGTAATCAAGGCGAGCGTTATCTGAACTATCGGTTGGATGTCGATAACACAATGGCGGCTTTCGCCATTACTCAGGTCGTTCTCGATGAAGCGACGCTGTTTAATATCGCTGTCGATCCTGCGTTTCAGCGCCGTGGGCTGGGTCGGGAACTGCTGGAGTTTTTAATTCGTGAGCTGGAAACACGTGATGTGTTTACGCTGTGGCTGGAGGTTCGGGCATCTAACGTTGCTGCCATCGCACTCTATGAAAGCTTAGGCTTTAACGAGGCAACGATTCGCCGAAATTACTACCCTACAGCGGAAGGTCGCGAAGATGCCATTATCATGGCCTTACCGATTGGATAA
- a CDS encoding LuxR C-terminal-related transcriptional regulator — protein sequence MLPLKGRHAVVISKIPVMQTGLGGVMACNFPDYELTYCRSQQELTLLQLRRAGVIIADISGDYINPRGALEQYYGLLNQYREIHWIFLVSRPLYSIAVELLMRPESTLLSDMEPIEGVVSAIRAGSKRSERISQTLLIPDCPDVDEESETLITLTHSERKVLRLLGKGWGINQIATLLKKSNKTISAQKNSAMRRLSLRSNADMYAWISSTQGMRELSLISAYGEFEEWKRPLHQDILQSSKIAQ from the coding sequence ATGTTGCCATTGAAGGGTAGGCACGCCGTTGTAATCAGTAAAATACCCGTTATGCAAACTGGGCTTGGCGGTGTAATGGCGTGCAATTTTCCAGATTATGAACTGACCTATTGCCGCTCACAGCAAGAGCTGACTTTACTGCAGTTACGTCGGGCAGGCGTTATTATTGCTGATATTTCAGGTGATTATATCAACCCGCGCGGAGCCCTCGAGCAATACTATGGGTTATTGAATCAATACAGGGAAATTCACTGGATATTCTTAGTCTCTCGCCCCCTCTATTCGATAGCCGTTGAGTTGCTTATGCGTCCTGAGAGCACCCTGCTTTCCGATATGGAACCCATTGAAGGGGTAGTCAGCGCGATACGCGCCGGGAGTAAACGTTCTGAGCGCATTAGCCAGACGCTATTAATCCCCGATTGCCCCGACGTCGATGAGGAGAGTGAGACACTTATTACGCTCACACATTCTGAACGCAAGGTGCTGCGTTTGCTGGGTAAGGGGTGGGGAATAAATCAAATAGCAACGTTGCTTAAGAAGAGTAATAAGACAATTAGCGCTCAGAAAAACAGCGCAATGCGTCGATTGTCACTGCGCAGTAATGCGGATATGTATGCGTGGATTAGCAGTACACAGGGAATGAGAGAGCTGAGTTTAATTTCAGCCTATGGAGAGTTTGAGGAATGGAAAAGACCATTACACCAAGACATATTGCAGTCATCGAAAATTGCGCAATGA
- a CDS encoding threonine/serine exporter ThrE family protein, with product MQADQSTQRATTRLCIQCGLFLLQHGAESALVEELSTRLGLAMGMDSVESSISSNAIVLTTIKDGQCLTSTRKNHDRGINMHVVTEVQHIVILAEHKLLDLKEIEKRFNQIKPLRYPRWLVVLMVGLSCACFCKLNNGGWDGAVITFFASAIAMYVRQLLTHRQMHPQINFCITAFVATTVSGLLLRLPLFAATPTVAMAASVLLLVPGFPLINAVADMFKGHINTGLARWAIASLLTLATCIGVVMAMTLWGLRGWA from the coding sequence ATGCAGGCAGATCAGTCAACGCAACGAGCCACAACACGGCTTTGTATTCAGTGCGGGCTTTTTCTATTACAACACGGCGCGGAAAGCGCACTGGTCGAGGAGCTATCCACACGGCTAGGATTGGCGATGGGGATGGATAGCGTTGAAAGTTCCATCTCATCAAACGCCATTGTGCTCACAACGATAAAAGACGGGCAGTGTCTGACCTCTACCCGCAAAAATCACGATCGCGGCATTAATATGCATGTTGTGACAGAGGTGCAGCATATTGTCATTTTGGCTGAGCACAAGCTTCTGGATCTCAAAGAGATTGAAAAACGATTCAATCAAATCAAACCATTACGTTACCCTCGCTGGCTGGTTGTATTAATGGTTGGCCTCTCCTGTGCCTGTTTTTGTAAGCTCAATAATGGCGGCTGGGATGGGGCAGTCATCACCTTTTTTGCCAGTGCGATTGCCATGTATGTCCGCCAGTTGCTGACACACCGACAAATGCACCCACAAATTAACTTCTGCATCACCGCCTTTGTCGCTACGACAGTATCAGGTTTGCTGCTGCGCCTGCCTCTTTTCGCTGCGACACCCACAGTTGCTATGGCAGCCAGCGTGCTGTTATTGGTTCCGGGTTTTCCGTTGATTAATGCCGTTGCTGATATGTTCAAAGGACACATCAATACCGGCCTGGCTCGCTGGGCAATTGCCAGCCTGCTGACGCTCGCGACCTGCATTGGTGTCGTAATGGCAATGACGTTGTGGGGGCTACGCGGATGGGCATGA
- a CDS encoding TetR family transcriptional regulator encodes MANSGSESPEHNEASSLKDKIFQSAIALFAEYGLNGARMEQIAEKAETTKRMVVYHFKTKENLYLLALEYVYTQIRASEKRLSLSGMPPVEALVHLVETTFDYHADHPDYIRIICMENMQRGRFMQQSSYLRQVNRSALELLEEILRRGKEKQLFNQTVDARDLHRLISSFSFHYVANSYTFTLLFEEGADEHAQRQHYRKMAVQVALRYTCP; translated from the coding sequence GTGGCTAACTCTGGCAGTGAATCCCCTGAGCACAATGAAGCTTCCAGCCTGAAGGATAAAATTTTTCAGAGCGCCATTGCGCTCTTTGCTGAATATGGGCTGAATGGTGCACGTATGGAGCAGATTGCTGAAAAAGCAGAGACCACCAAGCGGATGGTCGTTTATCATTTCAAGACGAAAGAAAACCTTTATCTGCTGGCGCTTGAGTATGTTTACACCCAGATCCGTGCCAGTGAAAAACGTCTTAGCCTTTCCGGAATGCCTCCCGTTGAAGCGCTGGTACATCTGGTGGAAACGACCTTTGATTACCATGCCGATCACCCGGACTATATTCGCATTATCTGCATGGAAAACATGCAGCGTGGTCGCTTTATGCAGCAGTCCAGCTACCTACGTCAGGTTAACCGCAGCGCCCTTGAACTGCTGGAGGAAATCCTGCGCCGGGGAAAAGAAAAGCAGCTGTTCAACCAAACGGTAGACGCCCGCGATCTTCACCGTCTCATCAGTAGCTTCAGTTTCCACTACGTAGCCAACAGCTATACCTTTACCTTGTTGTTTGAAGAGGGTGCAGACGAACATGCCCAGCGTCAGCACTATCGCAAAATGGCCGTTCAGGTTGCCCTGCGTTATACCTGCCCATAA
- the fhuF gene encoding siderophore-iron reductase FhuF codes for MATRTAQAVDPILWRARLSTGENTLADAIRSTIASTRAHLLDFIKLDEPHPHQAMTLTQWRQPAERQSLLAVYSDHIYRNQPTLPRENKPLLSLWAQWYIGLMVPPIMVALLTQDAMLDLSPEYFHVEFHETGRAACFWIDVNEDRLAPSLSAQERMEQLVTRTLIPVIDALEETGEINGKLIWSNTGYLIHWYLTEMKPLLGDEKVDALRQFCFFTKQLSDGRDNPLFRTVVPRDGLLVRRTCCQRYRLPDVQQCGDCTLK; via the coding sequence ATGGCCACTCGTACCGCACAAGCCGTTGACCCAATACTCTGGCGAGCCCGTCTCTCCACCGGGGAAAATACACTTGCAGACGCGATACGTAGCACCATTGCCAGCACTCGCGCCCATCTGCTGGATTTTATCAAGCTGGATGAGCCACACCCACATCAGGCCATGACGCTGACGCAGTGGCGTCAACCAGCGGAACGGCAGTCCTTGCTGGCCGTGTATTCTGACCATATCTATCGCAATCAACCGACTCTGCCACGGGAAAACAAACCGTTGCTGTCTCTTTGGGCACAGTGGTATATCGGCCTGATGGTTCCCCCAATCATGGTTGCACTGTTAACCCAGGATGCCATGCTGGATCTCTCACCTGAGTATTTTCATGTCGAGTTTCATGAAACCGGGCGAGCAGCCTGTTTCTGGATCGACGTTAATGAGGACCGGCTTGCCCCTTCGTTGTCCGCTCAGGAACGTATGGAGCAGTTAGTCACCCGCACACTCATCCCGGTTATCGATGCGCTGGAAGAGACGGGAGAGATCAACGGGAAACTCATCTGGAGTAATACCGGGTATTTAATTCACTGGTATTTAACGGAAATGAAACCCTTGCTAGGTGATGAGAAGGTTGATGCATTGCGTCAGTTCTGCTTTTTTACAAAGCAGCTTTCGGATGGCCGTGATAATCCACTTTTCCGCACCGTTGTACCGCGTGATGGGCTTCTGGTTCGCCGCACCTGCTGCCAGCGTTATCGCCTTCCTGATGTACAGCAGTGTGGCGACTGTACACTGAAGTAA
- a CDS encoding DNA polymerase III subunit psi, producing MTSRREWQLQQLGITQWALRRPTALQGEIAISLPEHVRLVIVADEPPAPGEVVISDVLRALALTPDQVVLLTPDRVAMLPHGSRCNSWRLGGTEAIALEGGRLVSPALDELKENPVARRALWQQICEYEHNFFPQTV from the coding sequence ATGACATCCCGACGAGAGTGGCAGTTGCAGCAACTGGGGATCACTCAGTGGGCCCTGCGCCGCCCGACGGCACTGCAGGGTGAAATTGCCATTTCCCTTCCTGAACATGTTCGCCTGGTGATAGTGGCTGATGAACCGCCAGCACCCGGAGAAGTAGTGATCAGCGATGTATTACGCGCGCTGGCACTTACCCCTGATCAGGTCGTGTTGTTGACTCCGGATCGCGTGGCGATGTTGCCACATGGGAGTCGCTGTAATAGCTGGCGGCTTGGAGGAACGGAAGCGATCGCGCTAGAAGGTGGCCGCCTGGTGTCCCCGGCGCTTGACGAACTGAAGGAAAACCCTGTAGCGCGACGCGCGCTGTGGCAACAAATCTGCGAATATGAACACAATTTCTTCCCTCAAACCGTCTGA
- a CDS encoding PTS transporter subunit EIIC, whose product MSANHAAFNLIFRFVENYVSPIAGRISSQRHVMAIRDGFISAMPFMIVGSFLLVFAYPPFSPDTTWGFARAWLDMAKQFEGQILTPFDMTMGVMSIYICAAIAYNLGKHYVKSHQLDPFMCAMLSLMAFLLVAAPKTKGTLPVDSLGGTGIFTAILVAIYCVEMMRFLKAHNIGIRLPEQVPPMIKNSFDLLIPVLVVVLTLYPLSLLIQSQFDMLIPQAIMSIFKPLVSAADSLPAILLAVLIGHLLWFAGIHGAAIVSGMLQMFWLTNLGMNQTALAQSAPLPHIFMEAFWTFFIVIGGSGATMGLVFCYLRSRSAHLRSIGRLSVVPSIFNINEPVIFGTPIVMNPVFFIPFLLAPMVNAVLAWAAMKLDLIGRVISVVPWTAPAPVGAAWALGWDFRAAVLVVLLALVSAIIYYPFFKVYEKQLLAQEAEEAQRAEEESQQVA is encoded by the coding sequence ATGTCTGCCAACCATGCTGCGTTTAATCTGATATTCCGCTTTGTTGAGAATTACGTAAGCCCGATTGCCGGGCGGATCTCCTCACAACGTCATGTTATGGCCATTCGTGACGGATTTATTTCCGCAATGCCGTTTATGATTGTGGGTTCGTTCTTGTTAGTGTTTGCTTACCCTCCATTTTCTCCAGATACGACCTGGGGGTTTGCCCGTGCCTGGCTGGATATGGCGAAGCAATTTGAAGGCCAAATTCTGACGCCTTTTGATATGACAATGGGCGTCATGTCCATCTACATCTGTGCGGCGATAGCCTATAACCTTGGCAAACACTACGTTAAGTCGCACCAGCTAGACCCTTTTATGTGTGCAATGTTGTCGCTGATGGCGTTTCTGCTGGTGGCTGCACCAAAAACTAAAGGTACATTGCCGGTAGACAGCCTGGGCGGCACAGGGATCTTTACCGCGATTTTGGTGGCAATCTACTGTGTTGAGATGATGCGTTTCCTGAAAGCACATAACATCGGTATTCGCCTGCCTGAACAGGTTCCGCCGATGATCAAGAACTCCTTTGATTTGTTGATTCCTGTGCTTGTGGTTGTGCTGACGCTGTATCCTCTGAGCCTGCTGATCCAGTCTCAGTTTGATATGCTGATCCCACAGGCCATTATGTCTATCTTTAAACCGCTGGTCTCTGCCGCTGACTCTTTACCGGCGATTCTGCTGGCGGTGTTGATTGGTCACTTGCTTTGGTTTGCGGGGATCCATGGCGCGGCGATTGTTTCCGGGATGCTGCAGATGTTCTGGCTGACCAATCTTGGGATGAACCAGACAGCGCTGGCACAAAGCGCGCCGCTTCCACATATCTTTATGGAAGCGTTCTGGACATTCTTTATTGTGATTGGGGGATCGGGTGCAACGATGGGGTTGGTGTTCTGCTATTTGCGTAGCCGCTCCGCGCACTTACGTTCGATTGGGCGTCTGAGCGTTGTACCGAGCATCTTTAATATTAACGAACCGGTGATTTTTGGCACGCCGATCGTCATGAACCCCGTATTCTTTATCCCATTCCTGTTGGCTCCTATGGTCAACGCTGTGCTGGCGTGGGCTGCCATGAAGCTGGATCTGATTGGACGTGTGATCTCTGTTGTCCCCTGGACGGCTCCTGCACCTGTCGGCGCTGCATGGGCGCTTGGGTGGGATTTCCGCGCAGCCGTACTGGTGGTGCTGTTGGCGCTGGTCTCCGCTATCATCTACTACCCATTCTTTAAAGTGTATGAGAAGCAGCTGTTAGCGCAGGAAGCAGAAGAGGCGCAACGTGCAGAAGAAGAGAGCCAGCAAGTCGCATAG
- the rsmC gene encoding 16S rRNA (guanine(1207)-N(2))-methyltransferase RsmC, which yields MSAFTPASEVLLRHSDDFEQSRIFFAGDMQDDLPARFECAESRAHTQQLHHWQLLSRQMGERVRFSLVAEQHDVADCDTLIYYWPKNKPEAQFQLMNLLSLLPVGCDIFVVGENRSGVRSAEQILAEYCTLNKIDSARRCGLYHGRLEKQTTFDAEKYWGEYQLDGLTIKTLPGVFSRDGLDVGSQLLLSTLTPHTKGKVLDVGCGAGVLSVVLASHSPKVRLSLCDVSAPAVEASRATLAANGIEGDVYASNVFSDITGRFDMIISNPPFHDGMETSLEAAQTLIRGAVRHLNSGGELRIVANAFLPYPKILDETFGFHEVIAQTGRFKVYRTVMTRQAKK from the coding sequence ATGTCTGCATTTACCCCGGCAAGTGAAGTCTTGCTGCGTCACAGTGATGATTTCGAACAAAGCCGTATTTTTTTTGCCGGAGATATGCAGGACGACCTGCCTGCCCGTTTCGAATGCGCTGAGAGCCGCGCACATACTCAACAGTTACACCACTGGCAGCTTTTAAGCCGCCAGATGGGCGAACGTGTTCGCTTTAGTCTGGTCGCTGAACAACACGATGTGGCAGATTGTGACACACTGATCTACTACTGGCCTAAGAACAAACCTGAGGCTCAGTTCCAGTTGATGAACCTGCTCTCTTTGCTGCCGGTTGGTTGCGATATCTTCGTTGTCGGTGAAAATCGCAGCGGCGTTCGCAGTGCCGAACAAATTCTGGCCGAATACTGCACACTGAACAAAATCGACAGTGCCCGTCGCTGTGGCCTGTATCATGGCCGTCTGGAAAAACAGACGACATTTGATGCGGAAAAATATTGGGGTGAGTACCAGCTTGATGGCCTAACCATTAAAACCCTCCCGGGCGTCTTTAGCCGTGATGGTCTGGATGTTGGGAGTCAGTTGTTGCTCTCTACACTGACTCCGCATACCAAAGGTAAAGTGCTGGACGTTGGTTGTGGTGCGGGGGTACTTTCCGTTGTCCTCGCCAGCCATTCGCCCAAAGTACGTTTATCACTGTGCGATGTAAGCGCACCGGCCGTTGAAGCCAGCCGTGCAACGCTGGCCGCAAACGGCATTGAAGGTGATGTCTATGCCAGCAATGTCTTCTCCGACATTACCGGTCGATTTGACATGATCATCTCTAATCCACCGTTCCATGATGGGATGGAAACCAGCCTTGAAGCAGCACAAACACTGATTCGTGGCGCGGTGCGTCATCTGAATAGCGGTGGTGAGCTGCGTATCGTTGCCAACGCCTTCCTCCCGTATCCGAAGATCCTGGACGAAACTTTTGGCTTCCATGAAGTGATTGCGCAGACGGGCCGCTTTAAAGTCTATCGCACCGTGATGACGCGTCAGGCGAAAAAATAA
- a CDS encoding YbaK/EbsC family protein: protein MSLQSVQQFFADNAPDIEVIELNQSTATVALAAAAHRVEPGQIAKTLSLKVKNEVILVVAKGDARLDNKKLKDTFGAKARMLSSDEVVIVTGHPVGGVCPFGLENPLAVYCDISLKQYSEVLPAGGGIHSAVRISPERMAELTSAKWVDVCI, encoded by the coding sequence ATGAGTTTGCAGTCTGTACAGCAATTTTTTGCCGACAACGCTCCGGATATTGAGGTGATAGAGCTCAATCAAAGCACAGCCACTGTTGCTCTGGCCGCTGCCGCTCACCGCGTTGAACCAGGTCAAATAGCCAAGACGTTATCGCTAAAAGTTAAAAATGAAGTGATTCTGGTTGTCGCAAAAGGGGACGCTCGTCTGGATAACAAAAAATTGAAAGACACGTTTGGCGCGAAGGCGCGCATGCTCAGTAGCGATGAAGTGGTCATCGTGACCGGACATCCGGTTGGAGGAGTATGCCCTTTCGGACTGGAAAATCCGCTGGCAGTGTACTGTGATATATCGTTAAAACAGTATTCAGAAGTGTTACCTGCCGGTGGCGGGATACACAGTGCAGTGCGTATTTCGCCGGAAAGAATGGCCGAACTGACATCAGCGAAATGGGTGGATGTCTGCATTTAG
- a CDS encoding threonine/serine exporter yields MGMIDFLLALAQDMALAAIPAVGFAMVFNVPQRALPWCALLGAIGHGSRMVMMTAGFNIEWSTFMASMLVGSIGIQWSRWYLAHPKVFTVAAVIPMFPGISAYTAMISAVKISHFGYSEPQMILLLSNFLKASSIVGALSIGLSIPGLWLYRKRPRV; encoded by the coding sequence ATGGGCATGATCGATTTTTTGTTGGCACTGGCACAGGACATGGCTCTGGCTGCTATACCTGCCGTGGGTTTTGCGATGGTGTTCAACGTGCCACAACGTGCGCTGCCCTGGTGTGCGCTTTTGGGGGCGATAGGCCATGGTTCACGAATGGTTATGATGACCGCAGGTTTTAACATCGAATGGTCTACGTTTATGGCTTCCATGCTGGTCGGCAGTATTGGTATTCAGTGGTCACGCTGGTATCTGGCGCACCCAAAAGTCTTTACCGTTGCTGCTGTGATCCCGATGTTCCCCGGTATTTCTGCTTATACGGCTATGATTTCGGCGGTCAAAATCAGTCACTTCGGTTACAGCGAGCCACAAATGATCTTGCTGCTCAGCAATTTCCTTAAAGCCTCCTCAATCGTCGGCGCGCTCTCCATTGGTCTGTCTATTCCCGGTTTATGGCTCTACCGCAAACGCCCGCGCGTTTGA
- a CDS encoding DUF1435 domain-containing protein, which translates to MLSRALGSGWGVLLPGMIIGGLMYADLSITIWKVIIVSGLLITSAMIWHKQLRHFVLLPSCVALISGMLVIMMSLK; encoded by the coding sequence ATGTTGAGCAGGGCGCTGGGAAGTGGTTGGGGTGTGTTGCTGCCTGGGATGATCATCGGAGGGCTGATGTATGCCGATCTTTCCATCACCATCTGGAAAGTGATTATTGTGTCTGGATTGCTGATTACGTCTGCAATGATTTGGCACAAGCAATTGAGGCATTTCGTACTATTGCCGTCATGCGTTGCACTAATCAGTGGCATGTTGGTGATAATGATGAGTTTGAAATGA
- the bglJ gene encoding DNA-binding transcriptional activator BglJ, which translates to MSAVGLKHLFAQPPLSHYQLHLFNKFDSFNAQLPHTPFFSVIYSLSDAREERRNCLAYLRDLAFTHGDIQRIVLAADEMEAKLISHLSPARLHGIISKSVSLNHLLEGLVMLLSETRRVNDNMINHWYVSQNRMLSPTERAILRYMSFGYSIPEIAEQLERNIKTIRAHKFNAMVKLGVNSDVGLLDAADILTHLPAVDFRRVALTVPAFS; encoded by the coding sequence ATGAGTGCTGTTGGGCTGAAGCATCTTTTTGCTCAGCCTCCACTTAGCCATTATCAGTTACATCTGTTTAATAAATTCGACAGTTTTAACGCGCAGCTTCCCCATACTCCTTTTTTTTCGGTGATTTACTCACTTTCTGATGCTCGTGAGGAACGTCGTAATTGTTTGGCATATTTGCGGGATCTTGCTTTTACCCACGGTGACATTCAGCGGATTGTCCTGGCGGCAGATGAGATGGAGGCGAAGCTGATCAGTCACCTTTCTCCTGCTCGCCTGCATGGCATCATCAGTAAATCCGTGTCTCTTAATCATCTGCTTGAGGGGCTGGTGATGTTACTCAGCGAAACACGCCGAGTGAATGACAACATGATCAACCATTGGTATGTGAGTCAGAATCGAATGCTGAGCCCAACTGAACGGGCGATTTTACGATACATGTCGTTTGGGTATTCCATCCCTGAAATTGCAGAGCAACTCGAACGTAACATTAAGACCATTCGCGCGCATAAGTTTAACGCGATGGTAAAACTAGGTGTCAATTCTGATGTGGGGTTGCTGGATGCGGCAGATATACTGACGCATCTTCCGGCGGTAGATTTTCGTCGTGTAGCGTTAACTGTTCCAGCTTTCTCTTAA